The proteins below come from a single Oscillospiraceae bacterium genomic window:
- a CDS encoding Nif3-like dinuclear metal center hexameric protein produces MSVTVRQILGLLQAAAPQELALSWDNVGLLVDAGKPVDGVLTALDITPAVVREAVENDCQLIVSHHPVIFQPIKSLAADDVPALLMKNGISAICMHTNLDAAPGGVNDTLCEILGIAAEGRESFAEGCGRIGTTMPTTVEALAKFCADTLHTGVKYVNGGRAVTCLAEVSGGGGSYLQEAIDRGADCLVTGEAAHHIALLAKQKGIGLVVAGHWGTEHAIADVLAALIARQFPGLTVAHAEADTDPYCYLA; encoded by the coding sequence ATGTCAGTAACGGTACGGCAGATTTTAGGTCTGCTGCAGGCGGCGGCTCCGCAGGAGCTGGCCCTCAGCTGGGACAATGTCGGCCTGCTGGTCGATGCGGGTAAGCCGGTGGACGGCGTGCTGACCGCGCTGGACATCACCCCCGCGGTCGTGCGGGAGGCGGTCGAAAATGACTGCCAACTAATTGTCAGCCACCATCCGGTCATCTTCCAGCCCATCAAAAGTCTGGCCGCCGATGATGTGCCCGCGCTGCTGATGAAAAACGGCATCTCTGCCATCTGCATGCACACCAATCTCGATGCGGCCCCGGGCGGCGTCAATGATACGCTCTGTGAGATTCTGGGTATTGCCGCCGAGGGGCGCGAAAGCTTTGCCGAGGGCTGCGGCCGCATCGGCACTACGATGCCCACCACTGTGGAGGCGCTGGCAAAATTCTGCGCCGACACGCTGCACACCGGTGTCAAATATGTCAACGGTGGCCGGGCGGTCACCTGTCTGGCCGAGGTCAGCGGCGGGGGCGGCAGCTACCTGCAGGAAGCCATCGACCGCGGGGCGGACTGCCTTGTCACCGGGGAGGCAGCGCATCACATTGCGCTGCTGGCCAAGCAGAAGGGAATCGGCCTTGTGGTTGCAGGTCACTGGGGCACCGAGCATGCCATTGCCGATGTGCTGGCTGCGCTCATCGCCAGACAGTTCCCCGGTTTGACTGTCGCCCACGCTGAGGCTGATACCGATCCGTATTGCTATTTGGCCTGA
- a CDS encoding class I SAM-dependent methyltransferase, protein MHTSNAPRLDARLAAAFDFVRPGHVAADIGCDHGKLSAALAGSGRCPLVLACDLRPDPLQKARVTCAPYGERVQFRLGSGLQVLAPGEAEEIIIAGMGAETIIEILEAAPWVFDGRYNLVLVPATKHSILRRWLARRGFALKAETLCQAAGRWYAVMNAQYTGAPSEPNGLYCLTGLTQGQPGCADYYASQNAKLKKYRLGLPDGAEKDAVGALIAELDKLAAG, encoded by the coding sequence TTGCACACCAGTAATGCACCGCGGCTGGACGCCCGCCTTGCCGCAGCCTTCGACTTTGTACGGCCGGGGCATGTGGCGGCGGACATCGGCTGCGATCACGGCAAATTAAGCGCCGCACTGGCGGGCAGCGGTCGCTGCCCGCTTGTTTTGGCTTGCGACCTGCGCCCTGACCCGCTGCAGAAGGCCCGTGTGACCTGCGCGCCTTACGGGGAACGGGTGCAGTTCCGGCTCGGCAGCGGCCTGCAGGTCCTCGCCCCCGGCGAGGCCGAGGAGATCATCATCGCCGGTATGGGGGCCGAAACCATCATAGAAATTCTGGAGGCAGCCCCTTGGGTGTTTGACGGGCGGTACAATTTGGTGCTGGTGCCTGCCACCAAGCACAGCATCCTGCGGCGCTGGCTGGCCCGGCGCGGCTTCGCCCTCAAGGCAGAAACGCTTTGTCAGGCCGCGGGCCGCTGGTACGCAGTCATGAACGCGCAGTACACCGGCGCGCCCTCTGAACCGAACGGGCTGTACTGCCTGACCGGTCTGACGCAGGGGCAGCCCGGCTGCGCGGATTACTATGCCAGCCAGAACGCCAAGCTGAAGAAATACCGCCTCGGCCTGCCGGACGGCGCAGAAAAGGACGCGGTAGGGGCGCTTATCGCGGAATTGGATAAGCTGGCGGCAGGGTGA